One Pseudopipra pipra isolate bDixPip1 chromosome 30, bDixPip1.hap1, whole genome shotgun sequence genomic region harbors:
- the PCBP2 gene encoding poly(rC)-binding protein 2 isoform X7 codes for MDTGVIEGGLNVTLTIRLLMHGKEVGSIIGKKGESVKKMREESGARINISEGNCPERIITLAGPTNAIFKAFAMIIDKLEEDISSSMTNSTAASRPPVTLRLVVPASQCGSLIGKGGCKIKEIRESTGAQVQVAGDMLPNSTERAITIAGIPQSIIECVKQICVVMLESPPKGVTIPYRPKPSSSPVIFAGGQAYTIQGQYAIPQPDLTKLHQLAMQQSHFPMSHGNTGFSGIDSSSPEVKGYWGLDASAQTTSHELTIPNDLIGCIIGRQGAKINEIRQMSGAQIKIANPVEGSTDRQVTITGSAASISLAQYLINVSLESAKPSSQAASVTIPDHLSINLSQPSTPSSSSSSTTTPSLATAGASDAPSSLPNPLPTAPCVSSLLGMKPVPLLALNVVSAAKGAAAPAVPCVTNKLKAEKQRFSPY; via the exons ATGGACACCGGAGTCATCGAAGGGGGTCTCAATGTCACACTCACCATCCGGCTACTCATGCACGGAAAG GAGGTGGGAAGCATCATTGGGAAG AAAGGGGAGTCCGTGAAGAAGATGCGTGAGGAG AGCGGAGCTCGCATCAACATCTCGGAAGGGAACTGCCCCGAGCGTATCATCACCCTCGCGGGACCCACCAACGCCATCTTCAAAGCTTTTGCGATGATCATTGACAAACTGGAAGAG gaCATCAGCAGCTCCATGACCAACAGCACAGCTGCCAGCCGGCCCCCGGTCACCCTCCGACTTGTGGTCCCTGCCAGCCAGTGCGGGTCCCTCATTGGGAAGGGAGGCTGCAAGATCAAGGAGATCCGAGAG AGCACGGGGGCACAGGTCCAGGTGGCAGGGGACATGCTGCCCAACTCGACTGAGCGAGCCATCACCATTGCTGGGATCCCACAGTCCATCATCGAGTGCGTCAAACAGATCTGCGTCGTCATGCTTGAG TCTCCCCCGAAGGGTGTCACCATCCCGTACCGACCCAAGCCATCCAGCTCTCCTGTCATCTTTGCAGGCGGCCAG GCCTATACCATTCAAGGACAGTATGCCATTCCACAGCCAGAT CTGACCAAGCTGCACCAGTTGGCAATGCAACAGTCACACTTTCCAATGTCTCATGGCAACACTGGATTCAGTG GCATTGACTCCAGCTCTCCAGAGGTGAAAGGCTATTGGG GTTTGGATGCCTCTGCTCAAACCACCTCCCATGAACTCACCATTCCAAACGAT CTGATTGGCTGCATCATCGGGCGTCAGGGCGCCAAGATCAACGAGATCCGCCAGATGTCCGGGGCGCAGATCAAGATTGCCAACCCCGTGGAAGGCTCTACTGACCGGCAGGTGACCATAACTGGATCTGCAGCGAGCATCAGCCTGGCCCAGTATCTAATTAATGTCAG TTTAGAAAGCGCTAAACCCTCCTCCCAGGCAGCCTCCGTCACGATCCCTGACCACCTCAGCATCAACCTCTCTCAACCCTCCAccccttcttcttcttcctcctctacCACCACCCCCTCGCTCGCCACCGCGGGGGCCTCCGACGCACCCTCCAGCCTCCCCAACCCTCTTCCGACCGCCCCTTGTGTCTCCAGTCTGCTTGGCATGAAACCTGTCCCTCTCCTGGCGCTAAATGTCGTGTCTGCGGCCAAAGGGGCCGCGGCGCCCGCCGTGCCCTGTGTCACTAACAAACTGAAAGCGGAGAAGCAGAGGTTTTCCCCTTACTGA
- the PCBP2 gene encoding poly(rC)-binding protein 2 isoform X2, whose product MDTGVIEGGLNVTLTIRLLMHGKEVGSIIGKKGESVKKMREESGARINISEGNCPERIITLAGPTNAIFKAFAMIIDKLEEDISSSMTNSTAASRPPVTLRLVVPASQCGSLIGKGGCKIKEIRESTGAQVQVAGDMLPNSTERAITIAGIPQSIIECVKQICVVMLESPPKGVTIPYRPKPSSSPVIFAGGQDRYSSGSASYPHTAPSMCLNSDLEGPPQEATRQPLHGNELGPIPAWAAVLPAYTIQGQYAIPQPDLTKLHQLAMQQSHFPMSHGNTGFSGLDASAQTTSHELTIPNDLIGCIIGRQGAKINEIRQMSGAQIKIANPVEGSTDRQVTITGSAASISLAQYLINVSLESAKPSSQAASVTIPDHLSINLSQPSTPSSSSSSTTTPSLATAGASDAPSSLPNPLPTAPCVSSLLGMKPVPLLALNVVSAAKGAAAPAVPCVTNKLKAEKQRFSPY is encoded by the exons ATGGACACCGGAGTCATCGAAGGGGGTCTCAATGTCACACTCACCATCCGGCTACTCATGCACGGAAAG GAGGTGGGAAGCATCATTGGGAAG AAAGGGGAGTCCGTGAAGAAGATGCGTGAGGAG AGCGGAGCTCGCATCAACATCTCGGAAGGGAACTGCCCCGAGCGTATCATCACCCTCGCGGGACCCACCAACGCCATCTTCAAAGCTTTTGCGATGATCATTGACAAACTGGAAGAG gaCATCAGCAGCTCCATGACCAACAGCACAGCTGCCAGCCGGCCCCCGGTCACCCTCCGACTTGTGGTCCCTGCCAGCCAGTGCGGGTCCCTCATTGGGAAGGGAGGCTGCAAGATCAAGGAGATCCGAGAG AGCACGGGGGCACAGGTCCAGGTGGCAGGGGACATGCTGCCCAACTCGACTGAGCGAGCCATCACCATTGCTGGGATCCCACAGTCCATCATCGAGTGCGTCAAACAGATCTGCGTCGTCATGCTTGAG TCTCCCCCGAAGGGTGTCACCATCCCGTACCGACCCAAGCCATCCAGCTCTCCTGTCATCTTTGCAGGCGGCCAG GACAGGTACAGCAGCGGCAGTGCGAGCTACCCCCACACCGCCCCATCCATGTGCCTCAACTCTGACTTGGAGGGACCACCTCAGGAG GCCACCCGGCAGCCACTGCATGGCAACGAACTTGGGCCAAttccagcctgggctgcagttcttccg GCCTATACCATTCAAGGACAGTATGCCATTCCACAGCCAGAT CTGACCAAGCTGCACCAGTTGGCAATGCAACAGTCACACTTTCCAATGTCTCATGGCAACACTGGATTCAGTG GTTTGGATGCCTCTGCTCAAACCACCTCCCATGAACTCACCATTCCAAACGAT CTGATTGGCTGCATCATCGGGCGTCAGGGCGCCAAGATCAACGAGATCCGCCAGATGTCCGGGGCGCAGATCAAGATTGCCAACCCCGTGGAAGGCTCTACTGACCGGCAGGTGACCATAACTGGATCTGCAGCGAGCATCAGCCTGGCCCAGTATCTAATTAATGTCAG TTTAGAAAGCGCTAAACCCTCCTCCCAGGCAGCCTCCGTCACGATCCCTGACCACCTCAGCATCAACCTCTCTCAACCCTCCAccccttcttcttcttcctcctctacCACCACCCCCTCGCTCGCCACCGCGGGGGCCTCCGACGCACCCTCCAGCCTCCCCAACCCTCTTCCGACCGCCCCTTGTGTCTCCAGTCTGCTTGGCATGAAACCTGTCCCTCTCCTGGCGCTAAATGTCGTGTCTGCGGCCAAAGGGGCCGCGGCGCCCGCCGTGCCCTGTGTCACTAACAAACTGAAAGCGGAGAAGCAGAGGTTTTCCCCTTACTGA
- the PCBP2 gene encoding poly(rC)-binding protein 2 isoform X6 — protein sequence MDTGVIEGGLNVTLTIRLLMHGKEVGSIIGKKGESVKKMREESGARINISEGNCPERIITLAGPTNAIFKAFAMIIDKLEEDISSSMTNSTAASRPPVTLRLVVPASQCGSLIGKGGCKIKEIRESTGAQVQVAGDMLPNSTERAITIAGIPQSIIECVKQICVVMLESPPKGVTIPYRPKPSSSPVIFAGGQDRYSSGSASYPHTAPSMCLNSDLEGPPQELTKLHQLAMQQSHFPMSHGNTGFSGLDASAQTTSHELTIPNDLIGCIIGRQGAKINEIRQMSGAQIKIANPVEGSTDRQVTITGSAASISLAQYLINVSLESAKPSSQAASVTIPDHLSINLSQPSTPSSSSSSTTTPSLATAGASDAPSSLPNPLPTAPCVSSLLGMKPVPLLALNVVSAAKGAAAPAVPCVTNKLKAEKQRFSPY from the exons ATGGACACCGGAGTCATCGAAGGGGGTCTCAATGTCACACTCACCATCCGGCTACTCATGCACGGAAAG GAGGTGGGAAGCATCATTGGGAAG AAAGGGGAGTCCGTGAAGAAGATGCGTGAGGAG AGCGGAGCTCGCATCAACATCTCGGAAGGGAACTGCCCCGAGCGTATCATCACCCTCGCGGGACCCACCAACGCCATCTTCAAAGCTTTTGCGATGATCATTGACAAACTGGAAGAG gaCATCAGCAGCTCCATGACCAACAGCACAGCTGCCAGCCGGCCCCCGGTCACCCTCCGACTTGTGGTCCCTGCCAGCCAGTGCGGGTCCCTCATTGGGAAGGGAGGCTGCAAGATCAAGGAGATCCGAGAG AGCACGGGGGCACAGGTCCAGGTGGCAGGGGACATGCTGCCCAACTCGACTGAGCGAGCCATCACCATTGCTGGGATCCCACAGTCCATCATCGAGTGCGTCAAACAGATCTGCGTCGTCATGCTTGAG TCTCCCCCGAAGGGTGTCACCATCCCGTACCGACCCAAGCCATCCAGCTCTCCTGTCATCTTTGCAGGCGGCCAG GACAGGTACAGCAGCGGCAGTGCGAGCTACCCCCACACCGCCCCATCCATGTGCCTCAACTCTGACTTGGAGGGACCACCTCAGGAG CTGACCAAGCTGCACCAGTTGGCAATGCAACAGTCACACTTTCCAATGTCTCATGGCAACACTGGATTCAGTG GTTTGGATGCCTCTGCTCAAACCACCTCCCATGAACTCACCATTCCAAACGAT CTGATTGGCTGCATCATCGGGCGTCAGGGCGCCAAGATCAACGAGATCCGCCAGATGTCCGGGGCGCAGATCAAGATTGCCAACCCCGTGGAAGGCTCTACTGACCGGCAGGTGACCATAACTGGATCTGCAGCGAGCATCAGCCTGGCCCAGTATCTAATTAATGTCAG TTTAGAAAGCGCTAAACCCTCCTCCCAGGCAGCCTCCGTCACGATCCCTGACCACCTCAGCATCAACCTCTCTCAACCCTCCAccccttcttcttcttcctcctctacCACCACCCCCTCGCTCGCCACCGCGGGGGCCTCCGACGCACCCTCCAGCCTCCCCAACCCTCTTCCGACCGCCCCTTGTGTCTCCAGTCTGCTTGGCATGAAACCTGTCCCTCTCCTGGCGCTAAATGTCGTGTCTGCGGCCAAAGGGGCCGCGGCGCCCGCCGTGCCCTGTGTCACTAACAAACTGAAAGCGGAGAAGCAGAGGTTTTCCCCTTACTGA
- the PCBP2 gene encoding poly(rC)-binding protein 2 isoform X4 codes for MDTGVIEGGLNVTLTIRLLMHGKEVGSIIGKKGESVKKMREESGARINISEGNCPERIITLAGPTNAIFKAFAMIIDKLEEDISSSMTNSTAASRPPVTLRLVVPASQCGSLIGKGGCKIKEIRESTGAQVQVAGDMLPNSTERAITIAGIPQSIIECVKQICVVMLESPPKGVTIPYRPKPSSSPVIFAGGQDRYSSGSASYPHTAPSMCLNSDLEGPPQEAYTIQGQYAIPQPDLTKLHQLAMQQSHFPMSHGNTGFSGLDASAQTTSHELTIPNDLIGCIIGRQGAKINEIRQMSGAQIKIANPVEGSTDRQVTITGSAASISLAQYLINVSLESAKPSSQAASVTIPDHLSINLSQPSTPSSSSSSTTTPSLATAGASDAPSSLPNPLPTAPCVSSLLGMKPVPLLALNVVSAAKGAAAPAVPCVTNKLKAEKQRFSPY; via the exons ATGGACACCGGAGTCATCGAAGGGGGTCTCAATGTCACACTCACCATCCGGCTACTCATGCACGGAAAG GAGGTGGGAAGCATCATTGGGAAG AAAGGGGAGTCCGTGAAGAAGATGCGTGAGGAG AGCGGAGCTCGCATCAACATCTCGGAAGGGAACTGCCCCGAGCGTATCATCACCCTCGCGGGACCCACCAACGCCATCTTCAAAGCTTTTGCGATGATCATTGACAAACTGGAAGAG gaCATCAGCAGCTCCATGACCAACAGCACAGCTGCCAGCCGGCCCCCGGTCACCCTCCGACTTGTGGTCCCTGCCAGCCAGTGCGGGTCCCTCATTGGGAAGGGAGGCTGCAAGATCAAGGAGATCCGAGAG AGCACGGGGGCACAGGTCCAGGTGGCAGGGGACATGCTGCCCAACTCGACTGAGCGAGCCATCACCATTGCTGGGATCCCACAGTCCATCATCGAGTGCGTCAAACAGATCTGCGTCGTCATGCTTGAG TCTCCCCCGAAGGGTGTCACCATCCCGTACCGACCCAAGCCATCCAGCTCTCCTGTCATCTTTGCAGGCGGCCAG GACAGGTACAGCAGCGGCAGTGCGAGCTACCCCCACACCGCCCCATCCATGTGCCTCAACTCTGACTTGGAGGGACCACCTCAGGAG GCCTATACCATTCAAGGACAGTATGCCATTCCACAGCCAGAT CTGACCAAGCTGCACCAGTTGGCAATGCAACAGTCACACTTTCCAATGTCTCATGGCAACACTGGATTCAGTG GTTTGGATGCCTCTGCTCAAACCACCTCCCATGAACTCACCATTCCAAACGAT CTGATTGGCTGCATCATCGGGCGTCAGGGCGCCAAGATCAACGAGATCCGCCAGATGTCCGGGGCGCAGATCAAGATTGCCAACCCCGTGGAAGGCTCTACTGACCGGCAGGTGACCATAACTGGATCTGCAGCGAGCATCAGCCTGGCCCAGTATCTAATTAATGTCAG TTTAGAAAGCGCTAAACCCTCCTCCCAGGCAGCCTCCGTCACGATCCCTGACCACCTCAGCATCAACCTCTCTCAACCCTCCAccccttcttcttcttcctcctctacCACCACCCCCTCGCTCGCCACCGCGGGGGCCTCCGACGCACCCTCCAGCCTCCCCAACCCTCTTCCGACCGCCCCTTGTGTCTCCAGTCTGCTTGGCATGAAACCTGTCCCTCTCCTGGCGCTAAATGTCGTGTCTGCGGCCAAAGGGGCCGCGGCGCCCGCCGTGCCCTGTGTCACTAACAAACTGAAAGCGGAGAAGCAGAGGTTTTCCCCTTACTGA
- the PCBP2 gene encoding poly(rC)-binding protein 2 isoform X10 codes for MDTGVIEGGLNVTLTIRLLMHGKEVGSIIGKKGESVKKMREESGARINISEGNCPERIITLAGPTNAIFKAFAMIIDKLEEDISSSMTNSTAASRPPVTLRLVVPASQCGSLIGKGGCKIKEIRESTGAQVQVAGDMLPNSTERAITIAGIPQSIIECVKQICVVMLESPPKGVTIPYRPKPSSSPVIFAGGQLTKLHQLAMQQSHFPMSHGNTGFSGLDASAQTTSHELTIPNDLIGCIIGRQGAKINEIRQMSGAQIKIANPVEGSTDRQVTITGSAASISLAQYLINVSLESAKPSSQAASVTIPDHLSINLSQPSTPSSSSSSTTTPSLATAGASDAPSSLPNPLPTAPCVSSLLGMKPVPLLALNVVSAAKGAAAPAVPCVTNKLKAEKQRFSPY; via the exons ATGGACACCGGAGTCATCGAAGGGGGTCTCAATGTCACACTCACCATCCGGCTACTCATGCACGGAAAG GAGGTGGGAAGCATCATTGGGAAG AAAGGGGAGTCCGTGAAGAAGATGCGTGAGGAG AGCGGAGCTCGCATCAACATCTCGGAAGGGAACTGCCCCGAGCGTATCATCACCCTCGCGGGACCCACCAACGCCATCTTCAAAGCTTTTGCGATGATCATTGACAAACTGGAAGAG gaCATCAGCAGCTCCATGACCAACAGCACAGCTGCCAGCCGGCCCCCGGTCACCCTCCGACTTGTGGTCCCTGCCAGCCAGTGCGGGTCCCTCATTGGGAAGGGAGGCTGCAAGATCAAGGAGATCCGAGAG AGCACGGGGGCACAGGTCCAGGTGGCAGGGGACATGCTGCCCAACTCGACTGAGCGAGCCATCACCATTGCTGGGATCCCACAGTCCATCATCGAGTGCGTCAAACAGATCTGCGTCGTCATGCTTGAG TCTCCCCCGAAGGGTGTCACCATCCCGTACCGACCCAAGCCATCCAGCTCTCCTGTCATCTTTGCAGGCGGCCAG CTGACCAAGCTGCACCAGTTGGCAATGCAACAGTCACACTTTCCAATGTCTCATGGCAACACTGGATTCAGTG GTTTGGATGCCTCTGCTCAAACCACCTCCCATGAACTCACCATTCCAAACGAT CTGATTGGCTGCATCATCGGGCGTCAGGGCGCCAAGATCAACGAGATCCGCCAGATGTCCGGGGCGCAGATCAAGATTGCCAACCCCGTGGAAGGCTCTACTGACCGGCAGGTGACCATAACTGGATCTGCAGCGAGCATCAGCCTGGCCCAGTATCTAATTAATGTCAG TTTAGAAAGCGCTAAACCCTCCTCCCAGGCAGCCTCCGTCACGATCCCTGACCACCTCAGCATCAACCTCTCTCAACCCTCCAccccttcttcttcttcctcctctacCACCACCCCCTCGCTCGCCACCGCGGGGGCCTCCGACGCACCCTCCAGCCTCCCCAACCCTCTTCCGACCGCCCCTTGTGTCTCCAGTCTGCTTGGCATGAAACCTGTCCCTCTCCTGGCGCTAAATGTCGTGTCTGCGGCCAAAGGGGCCGCGGCGCCCGCCGTGCCCTGTGTCACTAACAAACTGAAAGCGGAGAAGCAGAGGTTTTCCCCTTACTGA
- the PCBP2 gene encoding poly(rC)-binding protein 2 isoform X8, with translation MDTGVIEGGLNVTLTIRLLMHGKEVGSIIGKKGESVKKMREESGARINISEGNCPERIITLAGPTNAIFKAFAMIIDKLEEDISSSMTNSTAASRPPVTLRLVVPASQCGSLIGKGGCKIKEIRESTGAQVQVAGDMLPNSTERAITIAGIPQSIIECVKQICVVMLESPPKGVTIPYRPKPSSSPVIFAGGQAYTIQGQYAIPQPDLTKLHQLAMQQSHFPMSHGNTGFSGLDASAQTTSHELTIPNDLIGCIIGRQGAKINEIRQMSGAQIKIANPVEGSTDRQVTITGSAASISLAQYLINVSLESAKPSSQAASVTIPDHLSINLSQPSTPSSSSSSTTTPSLATAGASDAPSSLPNPLPTAPCVSSLLGMKPVPLLALNVVSAAKGAAAPAVPCVTNKLKAEKQRFSPY, from the exons ATGGACACCGGAGTCATCGAAGGGGGTCTCAATGTCACACTCACCATCCGGCTACTCATGCACGGAAAG GAGGTGGGAAGCATCATTGGGAAG AAAGGGGAGTCCGTGAAGAAGATGCGTGAGGAG AGCGGAGCTCGCATCAACATCTCGGAAGGGAACTGCCCCGAGCGTATCATCACCCTCGCGGGACCCACCAACGCCATCTTCAAAGCTTTTGCGATGATCATTGACAAACTGGAAGAG gaCATCAGCAGCTCCATGACCAACAGCACAGCTGCCAGCCGGCCCCCGGTCACCCTCCGACTTGTGGTCCCTGCCAGCCAGTGCGGGTCCCTCATTGGGAAGGGAGGCTGCAAGATCAAGGAGATCCGAGAG AGCACGGGGGCACAGGTCCAGGTGGCAGGGGACATGCTGCCCAACTCGACTGAGCGAGCCATCACCATTGCTGGGATCCCACAGTCCATCATCGAGTGCGTCAAACAGATCTGCGTCGTCATGCTTGAG TCTCCCCCGAAGGGTGTCACCATCCCGTACCGACCCAAGCCATCCAGCTCTCCTGTCATCTTTGCAGGCGGCCAG GCCTATACCATTCAAGGACAGTATGCCATTCCACAGCCAGAT CTGACCAAGCTGCACCAGTTGGCAATGCAACAGTCACACTTTCCAATGTCTCATGGCAACACTGGATTCAGTG GTTTGGATGCCTCTGCTCAAACCACCTCCCATGAACTCACCATTCCAAACGAT CTGATTGGCTGCATCATCGGGCGTCAGGGCGCCAAGATCAACGAGATCCGCCAGATGTCCGGGGCGCAGATCAAGATTGCCAACCCCGTGGAAGGCTCTACTGACCGGCAGGTGACCATAACTGGATCTGCAGCGAGCATCAGCCTGGCCCAGTATCTAATTAATGTCAG TTTAGAAAGCGCTAAACCCTCCTCCCAGGCAGCCTCCGTCACGATCCCTGACCACCTCAGCATCAACCTCTCTCAACCCTCCAccccttcttcttcttcctcctctacCACCACCCCCTCGCTCGCCACCGCGGGGGCCTCCGACGCACCCTCCAGCCTCCCCAACCCTCTTCCGACCGCCCCTTGTGTCTCCAGTCTGCTTGGCATGAAACCTGTCCCTCTCCTGGCGCTAAATGTCGTGTCTGCGGCCAAAGGGGCCGCGGCGCCCGCCGTGCCCTGTGTCACTAACAAACTGAAAGCGGAGAAGCAGAGGTTTTCCCCTTACTGA
- the PCBP2 gene encoding poly(rC)-binding protein 2 isoform X3: MDTGVIEGGLNVTLTIRLLMHGKEVGSIIGKKGESVKKMREESGARINISEGNCPERIITLAGPTNAIFKAFAMIIDKLEEDISSSMTNSTAASRPPVTLRLVVPASQCGSLIGKGGCKIKEIRESTGAQVQVAGDMLPNSTERAITIAGIPQSIIECVKQICVVMLESPPKGVTIPYRPKPSSSPVIFAGGQDRYSSGSASYPHTAPSMCLNSDLEGPPQEAYTIQGQYAIPQPDLTKLHQLAMQQSHFPMSHGNTGFSGIDSSSPEVKGYWGLDASAQTTSHELTIPNDLIGCIIGRQGAKINEIRQMSGAQIKIANPVEGSTDRQVTITGSAASISLAQYLINVSLESAKPSSQAASVTIPDHLSINLSQPSTPSSSSSSTTTPSLATAGASDAPSSLPNPLPTAPCVSSLLGMKPVPLLALNVVSAAKGAAAPAVPCVTNKLKAEKQRFSPY; encoded by the exons ATGGACACCGGAGTCATCGAAGGGGGTCTCAATGTCACACTCACCATCCGGCTACTCATGCACGGAAAG GAGGTGGGAAGCATCATTGGGAAG AAAGGGGAGTCCGTGAAGAAGATGCGTGAGGAG AGCGGAGCTCGCATCAACATCTCGGAAGGGAACTGCCCCGAGCGTATCATCACCCTCGCGGGACCCACCAACGCCATCTTCAAAGCTTTTGCGATGATCATTGACAAACTGGAAGAG gaCATCAGCAGCTCCATGACCAACAGCACAGCTGCCAGCCGGCCCCCGGTCACCCTCCGACTTGTGGTCCCTGCCAGCCAGTGCGGGTCCCTCATTGGGAAGGGAGGCTGCAAGATCAAGGAGATCCGAGAG AGCACGGGGGCACAGGTCCAGGTGGCAGGGGACATGCTGCCCAACTCGACTGAGCGAGCCATCACCATTGCTGGGATCCCACAGTCCATCATCGAGTGCGTCAAACAGATCTGCGTCGTCATGCTTGAG TCTCCCCCGAAGGGTGTCACCATCCCGTACCGACCCAAGCCATCCAGCTCTCCTGTCATCTTTGCAGGCGGCCAG GACAGGTACAGCAGCGGCAGTGCGAGCTACCCCCACACCGCCCCATCCATGTGCCTCAACTCTGACTTGGAGGGACCACCTCAGGAG GCCTATACCATTCAAGGACAGTATGCCATTCCACAGCCAGAT CTGACCAAGCTGCACCAGTTGGCAATGCAACAGTCACACTTTCCAATGTCTCATGGCAACACTGGATTCAGTG GCATTGACTCCAGCTCTCCAGAGGTGAAAGGCTATTGGG GTTTGGATGCCTCTGCTCAAACCACCTCCCATGAACTCACCATTCCAAACGAT CTGATTGGCTGCATCATCGGGCGTCAGGGCGCCAAGATCAACGAGATCCGCCAGATGTCCGGGGCGCAGATCAAGATTGCCAACCCCGTGGAAGGCTCTACTGACCGGCAGGTGACCATAACTGGATCTGCAGCGAGCATCAGCCTGGCCCAGTATCTAATTAATGTCAG TTTAGAAAGCGCTAAACCCTCCTCCCAGGCAGCCTCCGTCACGATCCCTGACCACCTCAGCATCAACCTCTCTCAACCCTCCAccccttcttcttcttcctcctctacCACCACCCCCTCGCTCGCCACCGCGGGGGCCTCCGACGCACCCTCCAGCCTCCCCAACCCTCTTCCGACCGCCCCTTGTGTCTCCAGTCTGCTTGGCATGAAACCTGTCCCTCTCCTGGCGCTAAATGTCGTGTCTGCGGCCAAAGGGGCCGCGGCGCCCGCCGTGCCCTGTGTCACTAACAAACTGAAAGCGGAGAAGCAGAGGTTTTCCCCTTACTGA